The following proteins come from a genomic window of Gemmatimonadaceae bacterium:
- a CDS encoding acetoacetate--CoA ligase, which produces MEPIWTPSAERIARANLTRFIDQVRALGADGRAESVHDFESLYEWAIRNVELFWLEVRRFGGIVTGPPDPDIACERVLVGRDRMAPPDPVLGPNWFVGTRLNFAENLLRYRDDREAIVSWNELGAQTRLTYAQLYDEVTRIAGGLRSLGVEAGDRVAGFMPNVPETVIAMLAATSIGAIWSSCSPDFGVSGVLDRFGQIKPKVLFCAEAYRYAGRDIDCLERIAEIITRIPEIEHVVIVPHPDSLAGFWSNRGGSSWPEFGRSAGRQELAFEHLPFNHPLYIMYSSGTTGLPKCMVHGAGGTLIQHLKELGLHTDVKRDDRVFYFTTCGWMMWNWLVSCLSLGATIVLYDGAPLIRDRPILWDMAEAERITIFGTSAKWLALAEKAGLKPRETHDLSALDAILSTGSPLAAHSFDYVYRDVKTDVRLSSISGGTDIISCFAGGNPTGPVWRGELQGRALGMRVEIFDENGDSIVEKPGELVCTAPFPSMPVAFWNDPDGAKYRAAYFEQYPNVWRHGDWAELTSHKGMIIYGRSDATLNPGGVRIGTAEIYRQVEQLPEVVESVVIGQDMKNDGGDDVRIVLFVRLAEGLALTDALRDEIRAQIRNNTSPHHVPKKIIQVADIPRTISGKITELAVRDVVHGRPVKNVDALANPAALDLFRDLPDLAS; this is translated from the coding sequence GTTCGGCGGGATCGTGACCGGTCCACCTGATCCGGATATCGCGTGCGAGCGCGTGCTCGTCGGACGCGACCGCATGGCGCCGCCCGATCCAGTCCTCGGACCCAACTGGTTCGTCGGCACGCGGCTCAACTTTGCGGAGAACCTTCTCCGCTATCGGGACGATCGTGAGGCGATCGTGTCGTGGAACGAGCTCGGCGCGCAGACGCGACTCACGTACGCGCAGCTCTATGATGAAGTCACGCGCATCGCCGGCGGACTGCGTTCGCTCGGGGTGGAAGCCGGCGATCGGGTCGCCGGGTTCATGCCGAATGTTCCGGAGACGGTGATCGCAATGCTTGCGGCGACGAGCATTGGCGCGATCTGGTCGTCGTGCTCGCCCGACTTCGGTGTGTCAGGAGTGCTCGACCGCTTCGGCCAGATCAAGCCGAAGGTGCTGTTTTGCGCCGAGGCCTATCGCTATGCGGGCCGCGATATCGATTGCCTCGAGCGCATTGCCGAGATCATCACGCGGATTCCCGAGATCGAGCACGTCGTGATCGTTCCGCACCCGGACTCGCTTGCCGGGTTTTGGAGCAATCGGGGCGGGTCGTCGTGGCCCGAATTCGGGCGGAGCGCCGGACGGCAAGAGTTGGCGTTCGAGCATCTGCCGTTCAATCACCCGCTGTACATCATGTACTCGTCCGGCACGACCGGATTGCCGAAGTGCATGGTGCACGGCGCGGGCGGCACGCTCATCCAGCACCTGAAGGAGCTCGGCCTCCACACCGACGTCAAACGCGACGACCGCGTGTTCTACTTCACGACCTGCGGCTGGATGATGTGGAATTGGCTCGTGTCGTGTCTCTCCCTCGGCGCGACGATTGTGCTATACGATGGCGCGCCCCTCATCCGCGATCGTCCCATCCTGTGGGACATGGCGGAAGCCGAGCGGATCACCATCTTCGGCACGAGCGCGAAGTGGCTGGCGCTCGCCGAAAAAGCCGGGCTCAAGCCGCGGGAGACGCACGACCTCTCCGCGCTCGACGCGATCCTCTCGACAGGAAGTCCGCTCGCCGCGCACAGCTTCGACTACGTCTACCGCGACGTGAAGACCGACGTCCGGCTGAGCAGCATCAGCGGCGGCACGGACATCATCTCCTGCTTCGCCGGCGGCAACCCGACCGGACCGGTATGGCGCGGCGAGCTGCAGGGACGCGCGCTCGGCATGCGCGTCGAGATTTTCGACGAGAACGGGGATTCCATCGTCGAGAAGCCGGGGGAGCTCGTGTGCACCGCGCCGTTCCCGAGCATGCCGGTCGCGTTCTGGAACGACCCCGACGGCGCCAAGTATCGCGCGGCGTACTTCGAGCAATATCCGAACGTCTGGCGTCATGGCGACTGGGCCGAGCTCACGTCGCACAAAGGAATGATCATCTACGGCCGGAGCGACGCGACGCTCAATCCCGGCGGCGTACGTATCGGCACGGCGGAGATCTATCGTCAGGTCGAGCAGCTGCCCGAGGTCGTGGAGAGCGTCGTGATCGGCCAGGACATGAAGAACGACGGCGGCGACGACGTGCGCATCGTGCTGTTCGTGCGTCTCGCCGAGGGGCTGGCACTGACCGACGCGCTCAGAGACGAGATTCGCGCGCAGATCCGCAACAACACGAGCCCGCACCACGTGCCGAAGAAAATCATTCAGGTCGCGGACATTCCCCGGACGATCAGCGGAAAGATCACCGAGCTCGCGGTGCGCGACGTCGTGCACGGCCGTCCAGTGAAGAACGTCGACGCCCTGGCGAATCCAGCGGCGCTCGACTTGTTCCGTGATCTTCCCGACCTCGCGAGCTAG